The DNA region TCGAGTACGTCGCCGACGGCGTTGGCGTGCAGTTCGTCGAGGTAGTAGATGGCGTTGCGGGCCTCGTCGGCCGGCTCGGGGCGGACGACGCGCAGTTCGTCGGTCTGCCAGATGAGGTCGATGTTCTCGGCGAGTCGCAGGTCCTGGCGGCGCCGGTCGGCGTCGACGACGGGTGTCTCCAGGAGCGCGGCGATACGGCGGAGCTTGTTCAGCACGGAGCGCCGGGCGGCCTCGGTCGGGTGTGCGGTGAAGACCGGTCGGACGTTGAGGTTCTTGACGGTCTCGCGCAGGTGGACGGGGTCGGCGTCCTTGAGGCGGTCGGCGGTGCGGGCGAGGAGCCCGCCCTCGGCGGCTCGGCGGTCGCGCATTTCGTGGGCGCGGTGGACCTGCTCGGTGACGTTGGCGAGGTGGAAGTAGGTGGAGAAGGCGCGCACGAGCTGTGCGGCGGTCTCCAGGTCCGTGTCGCCGAGGAGCTGGGCCGCGGCCTCGCCGTCGGTGCGGGTCAGGGCGCGGACGCGCTCGACGAGGTCGAGGAGTTCCTGGCCCTCCTGGCGTACGAGGGTTTCGCCCAGCAGGTCACCGAGGCGGCGGATGTCGGCGCGCAGCTCGGGGCTGGCGGCAGGGGTCTGGTCGGCACTGCTCACGGTGTGCGGCTCCTTGCAGTGGTTGAGCACGGGGGTTCTCCCGGGGCCGCGGCAGGCAGCAGCCACGGGGGTTCTCCGGGGCCGCGGCAGGCAGCGGTGCTGACGCCACCCCGGGAAAGCAGAGTGCGGACCGCGCTGTCCGACCCCACCAGGATAGGTGTCCACGCCGTGGGCGCCGCTCGCGGCCCGATCGGGTTTCCCCTTGATGGGCGGCCCGCCGCGCTCTCGTGCTGCGGGCCATCGCGCTGCCATACTTACGTTGCCGTAGGTTACGGAACCGTAGCCAGAGCTATCCGTCGTATTTCTCATCCCCAGGGGACCCCCCATGAACACCAGCCCCGCTGTGATCGACGACGCCCAGCCACCGGCGACCGACGGGCAGGCCCTTCCCTCCGCCACGCTCGGCGGGGACAACAAGAGGTCGATCGAGCAGCTCGCCCTTCTGCTGTTCATCGTGGTGCCGTTCGTGGCGCTGGTCGCGGCGGTGCCGCTGGCCTGGGGCCGTGGTGTGAGCTGGCTCGATCTGGGCCTGCTCGTGGCGATGTACTTCATCGGCTGCCACGGCATCACGATCGGTTTCCACCGCTATTTCACGCATGGCTCCTTCAAGGCGAAGCGCCCGCTCCGCATCGCCCTGGCCGTCGCTGGTTCGCTGGCCGTGGAGGGTCCGCTGGTGCGCTGGGTGGCCGATCACCGCAAGCATCACCGCTTCTCCGACGCGGAGGGCGACCCCCATTCGCCGTGGCGTTTCGGTGAGAGCCTGCCCGCCCTGATGAAGGGCCTGTGGTGGGCCCACATCGGCTGGATGTTCGACGAGGAGCAGACTCCGCAGCAGAAGTACGCTCCCGATCTGATCAAGGACCCGGCTCTCCGCGGCGTCTCCCGCCACTTCATGACCTTCACGATCGTCTCGCTGGCACTCCCGCCGCTGGTCGGTGGCCTGGTGACGATGTCGTGGTGGGGCGCGGCGACGGCCTTCTTCTGGGGCTCGCTGGTCCGGGTGGCCCTGCTGCACCACGTCACCTGGTCGATCAACTCGATCTGCCACGCGGTCGGCAAGCGGCCCTTCAAGTCGCGTGACCGGTCCGGGAACGTGTGGTGGCTGGCGGTCCTGTCCTGCGGGGAGTCGTGGCACAACCTGCACCACGCCGATCCGACGAGCGCCCGGCACGGTGTGATGCGCGGTCAGATCGATTCGAGTGCCCGGTTGATCCGCTGGTTCGAGAAGCTGGGCTGGGCGCACGACGTGCGCTGGCCGGACTCCGCCCGGATCGAGTCCCGCCGGATCGGCTCCCGGCGCGACCCCGAGCGCGCCGACGCGGCATGATTGACGACGTGGCGACCGACTCCAGCACCAGCAGCGAGAAAAACCGTCCTTCCTCTTCCACCCGGCGTACCCGCCGGGTGCGGATGACCGGCAAGGAGCGCCGCGAGCAGTTGCTGGACATCGGTCGCACGCTCTTCGCCGACAAGGGCTTCGAGGGCACCTCGGTCGAGGAGATCGCGTCCCGCGCGGGGGTCTCCAAGCCGGTCGTCTACGAGCACTTCGGCGGCAAGGAGGGCCTGTACGCCGTAGTGGTCGACCGCGAGATGCGCCAGCTCCTGGACATGGTCACCAGCGCGCTGACCGCGGGCCACCCCCGCGAGCTCCTGGAGCAGGCCGCGTTCGCCCTGCTCGACTACATCGAGACGTACACGGACGGCTTCCGCATCCTGGTCCGTGACTCCCCCGTGGCCCAGTCGACCGGCACCTTCGCCTCCTTGATCAGCGATATCGCCACCCAGGTGGAGGACATCCTGGGCCTGGAGTTCAAGGCCCGCGGTTTCGACCCGAAGCTGGCCCCGCTGTACGCGCAGGCGCTGGTCGGCATGGTCGCCCTGACCGGCCAGTGGTGGGTCAACGCCCGCAAGCCGAAGAAGTCGGAGGTCGCCGCCCACCTGGTGAACCTGGCCTGGCACGGCCTGGAGAACCTGGAGGCGAAGCCCCGGCTGATAGGGCACCGCAAGAGCTGAGCGGGGGCGGTGGCTGAGAGCCGGCCCGACCTGGTCAGCCGGATCGGGCCGCCAATGGAGTGGGCCGCCCCAGCTGGACGCTGTTGGCGAAGGCGAGGGCCTTGGTGGTGGCGGTCGCGATCTCGAAGAGCATCACCGCCTCGGATGGTCGGCGGCCCGTCGGGGCCTGGCTCGGCCGGGTCCTGGTGGCGATGACGGCGGCGCCGATGGTGCCGATCAGGGCGAGGCTGCCGGTGACGATCGCGCCGATGATGACGGGGTTCACGGTGTGTGCCTCCG from Streptomyces sp. NBC_01591 includes:
- a CDS encoding acyl-CoA desaturase; the protein is MNTSPAVIDDAQPPATDGQALPSATLGGDNKRSIEQLALLLFIVVPFVALVAAVPLAWGRGVSWLDLGLLVAMYFIGCHGITIGFHRYFTHGSFKAKRPLRIALAVAGSLAVEGPLVRWVADHRKHHRFSDAEGDPHSPWRFGESLPALMKGLWWAHIGWMFDEEQTPQQKYAPDLIKDPALRGVSRHFMTFTIVSLALPPLVGGLVTMSWWGAATAFFWGSLVRVALLHHVTWSINSICHAVGKRPFKSRDRSGNVWWLAVLSCGESWHNLHHADPTSARHGVMRGQIDSSARLIRWFEKLGWAHDVRWPDSARIESRRIGSRRDPERADAA
- a CDS encoding TetR/AcrR family transcriptional regulator, which produces MIDDVATDSSTSSEKNRPSSSTRRTRRVRMTGKERREQLLDIGRTLFADKGFEGTSVEEIASRAGVSKPVVYEHFGGKEGLYAVVVDREMRQLLDMVTSALTAGHPRELLEQAAFALLDYIETYTDGFRILVRDSPVAQSTGTFASLISDIATQVEDILGLEFKARGFDPKLAPLYAQALVGMVALTGQWWVNARKPKKSEVAAHLVNLAWHGLENLEAKPRLIGHRKS